A section of the Cutibacterium granulosum genome encodes:
- the rplI gene encoding 50S ribosomal protein L9, whose product MKLILTAPIDKLGVPGDIVEVKDGYGRNYLLPNNYAIRWTRGAEVQIDQIKRARAAKEIKTKEQAELVRSQLEDLKVQITVQAGKSGRLFGAVTPADIALAVKKAGGPALEKRSIEIAKPIKTIGTHAVAVKLHNSITGHVSVETVAAN is encoded by the coding sequence ATGAAGCTCATTCTCACCGCTCCGATCGACAAGCTGGGTGTTCCCGGCGACATCGTCGAGGTCAAGGACGGCTACGGCCGTAACTACCTACTGCCCAACAACTACGCCATCCGGTGGACCCGTGGCGCCGAGGTGCAGATCGACCAGATCAAGCGTGCCCGCGCCGCCAAGGAGATCAAGACCAAGGAGCAGGCCGAGCTGGTCCGTTCCCAGCTGGAGGATCTCAAGGTCCAGATCACCGTCCAGGCCGGCAAGTCCGGACGCCTCTTCGGCGCCGTCACTCCTGCCGACATCGCCCTGGCCGTGAAGAAGGCTGGTGGTCCAGCCTTGGAGAAGCGTTCCATCGAGATCGCCAAGCCGATCAAGACCATCGGTACGCACGCTGTGGCCGTGAAGCTGCACAACTCCATCACGGGGCATGTCAGCGTCGAGACGGTCGCCGCCAACTGA